The Kluyveromyces lactis strain NRRL Y-1140 chromosome D complete sequence genome has a window encoding:
- the SEC65 gene encoding RNA-binding signal recognition particle subunit SEC65 (similar to uniprot|P29478 Saccharomyces cerevisiae YML105C SEC65 signal recognition particle subunit homologue of mammalian SRP19), with protein MPVIEEIDDIDDIDNLEMDLAELDSTMKTPVAPKIVPTVVRSQDQEEEAYSAAISGNAGSGSGFNFVNSTTGQVEKSHSLTKEELDEIKEFQMLYPCYFDTRRTHAQGRRAPKDLCVENPLAKTIADAARSLGIPSIFEGSKTHPQDFGNPGRVRVLIKENGKPFVSGIDNKRVLMKRIGEYLKSHPTTLESVKQLPYGPDFDNVEPKKIPLLKGTAMNDIVPLHSPYLTQHPMTKSLYDAPPPPPPAQQVSAPEKQMKMPKNKFRVVRR; from the coding sequence ATGCCTGTGATTGAAGAGATCGATGATATCGATGATATCGATAATTTAGAGATGGATCTCGCAGAATTGGACTCCACGATGAAGACACCAGTGGCACCAAAGATCGTACCCACTGTGGTTAGATCGcaagatcaagaagaagaagcataTTCTGCTGCAATTTCTGGTAATGCAGGCAGCGGTAGTGGGTTCAATTTTGTTAATAGCACCACCGGTCAAGTGGAAAAGAGTCATTCTTTGACTAAAGAAGAGCTGGATgagatcaaagaattccaGATGTTGTATCCATGTTATTTCGACACTAGAAGGACGCATGCCCAAGGGAGACGTGCTCCAAAAGATCTTTGTGTGGAGAACCCATTGGCCAAGACGATAGCAGATGCTGCCAGATCGCTTGGAATTCCATCAATATTCGAAGGATCAAAGACACATCCACAAGATTTTGGTAATCCGGGAAGAGTACGTGTGTTGATCAAGGAAAATGGAAAACCATTTGTGAGTGGAATCGATAACAAGCGAGTATTGATGAAGCGTATTGGAGAGTACTTGAAGAGCCATCCTACAACACTTGAGAGTGTAAAACAGCTTCCATATGGACCAGATTTTGATAACGTAGAACCGAAGAAGATTCCTTTATTGAAGGGAACAGCAATGAATGACATCGTGCCATTGCATAGTCCATACTTGACACAGCATCCAATGACAAAATCGCTATATGATGCTCCTCCACCTCCGCCTCCCGCGCAGCAGGTATCTGCACCagagaaacaaatgaaGATGCCAAAGAACAAGTTCCGTGTAGTAAGACGTTAA
- the RRN9 gene encoding Rrn9p (similar to uniprot|Q756W7 Ashbya gossypii AER288C AER288Cp and weakly similar to YMR270C uniprot|P53437 Saccharomyces cerevisiae YMR270C RRN9 Upstream activation factor subunit): MDSQLARDAIDLLATLDQEQRNDLSVHLYSAHLLKHLLYRANKDEKNILRTETFVKTVLKEDWTAWPSRNSIIDPNTSDIYEDQAGCLASENIGGIHRKGVQPGQLDQSSLNHATEMLYGELNAFWQQKLKESSVMGQQTENKTADEGQIEDPNTIVDENDSEILGVNDTALDVNEMDLPDDIFQNLLFKVDRFIGSLHLDAAETNTVTLSTIPSEPEIKLKSTTIGNTEAVTTRSKEKYDYKDIIVHGCETGEDMSRQYLRAIDLFQDLPKTMDKSQFVLPDAYLDRFSQVNLGNSDSEQSDDDPQDHTKLEENIKKKENSGKKDVKSFVDMKRIIKDRNNDPVVRRETRLLLRKDEFARDKKMFFTVLNHQNSSEQSNKPRRRIKKRDKNNNKNIVSLNIDSDYGPGDLD; this comes from the coding sequence ATGGACTCACAACTGGCCCGTGATGCCATAGATCTGTTAGCAACGCTAGATCAAGAACAAAGGAATGATCTTTCAGTACATTTATACTCTGCGCATCTATTGAAACACTTATTGTATAGAGCGAATAAGGATGAGAAGAACATATTACGTACCGAGACGTTTGTGAAGACCGtcttgaaagaagattGGACCGCGTGGCCGAGCAGAAATTCAATAATCGACCCCAATACATCCGATATATATGAAGATCAAGCAGGGTGTCTCGCCTCTGAAAATATAGGCGGTATTCATAGGAAAGGGGTACAACCGGGTCAATTGGACCAGTCATCGTTGAACCATGCGACAGAGATGTTATATGGAGAACTCAATGCGTTCTGGCAGCAGAAACTCAAAGAGAGTTCGGTAATGGGCCAACAAACTGAAAATAAGACCGCCGATGAGGGTCAGATTGAGGATCCAAATACAATTGTCGATGAAAATGACAGTGAGATACTTGGCGTAAATGATACGGCGCTGGACGTCAACGAAATGGATTTACCAGatgatatatttcaaaaccTACTGTTCAAGGTGGATAGGTTTATTGGATCTTTGCATTTGGATGCAGCTGAGACCAACACTGTCACGTTATCGACAATTCCTAGTGAGCCTGAGATCAAATTAAAGAGTACCACCATAGGCAATACTGAAGCAGTGACGACCAGAAGTAAAGAAAAGTACGATTACAAGGACATAATTGTGCACGGCTGTGAGACTGGGGAAGATATGTCTCGACAATATTTGCGGGCCATTGatttatttcaagatctgCCGAAGACTATGGACAAATCGCAGTTTGTACTCCCGGATGCATACTTGGACAGGTTCTCTCAGGTGAACCTGGGCAACTCGGACTCGGAACAATCAGATGATGATCCACAAGATCATACAAAGCTCGAAGAGAACattaagaagaaagaaaacagtgGTAAGAAAGACGTGAAATCGTTCGTTGATATGAAACGAATTATCAAGGATCGTAATAATGATCCTGTAGTGAGAAGAGAGACAAGGCTCCTACTTAGGAAGGATGAGTTTGCGAGGGACAAGAAAATGTTCTTCACGGTCTTGAATCACCAAAACTCGAGTGAGCAATCCAACAAACctcgaagaagaatcaagaagagagataagaacaacaataaaaatataGTTTCACTAAATATTGACTCGGATTATGGACCTGGAGACTTGGATTGA
- the MDM1 gene encoding Mdm1p (similar to uniprot|Q01846 Saccharomyces cerevisiae YML104C MDM1 Intermediate filament protein required for nuclear and mitochondrial transmission to daughter buds), giving the protein MPSFKWHVLFVVPFFLGWGECLFVLSVASLLSIIWIYLALNEQPRVLPTKPTLRFTGDKPITKTSDDDNFAGQEALFPNNEALSKEIDILLNNIISNFILSWFGSISESDKFPNTVKSVLKEAIIRFSIALSDVDLCELMILRILPLLTKHYTTFYISQESITSSVAIDKPEQNVDLAVAVEFNKQYRIHKDLSLTLSQESLSEDVQNYSRKRAKELLSILVDPKELESPFVRTILREVVACSVLQPLVSRIATPDFWNTKLIDICSQVLKERSQVTELRAVLSKTIEADDENCLDNESLAKSGTIDVTNVHGTDDDYECFLKQLSCLTEVSQLNILKVKLWIDALQIRCVPNEGEVSSKSFQKKHALFNKRIELALNLIYSKLAYLSPNDPQSNQAHDNLEQQLQSFEKFVETVTVQDVLTNVSSLKFFSAFLEPQTDQSGIIALQLWSFIERKRNPLEDISNDEIQIDTSKNGNKHLRELEQQFFSSPISRAHIEELDSNSVKTIIDFLKERDDTPSVTESQFDKSVEARRCMLLLQKSALKILAEKWYPIFKDSDNFYQMLADSDFIKAHNIATQASNTLNNDFPTDTVRVITHGNLGKALDDILNNNDVSTTDAISSLKTPKKSYSNIFGAREKSLFDDELFGDTSVQEDEETSELNSVSFYPYSIANSSLESLNGSSKQENGSYNDTSILNSLNLKEEIGNLVLSIDTLKKQLELLHHLILKAELTNNQTRLILLKKSERTLRRELEYKELLKQQHMVHENANILYGRAKLCIKSYLTDVSLEDGKETVYYLINVQHIFNNQLVTWDIPRRFSEFYRLNSYLKKKYPGVVSYLQNSNGFPERVKMSLKYHVSKTLLYEERRKRLEYYMQELLKIREVCQDEYFRKYLTDVSNTFKVKENLEEDVEDKRRSMVLLKTDNTVGEVTNVSAGRFDDPKSFSDELDFFEDERNFHSGANGSNNTGTLVKPICELFISFFALNQSNTGWLRGRAIIVVLQRLLGSTIEKYIKDVIQRIRSPEKVTLLISKLNSILWVDDIFFKSSSIPQPSARTEGEIIRTSTESQAMLERFMVETCGKVVGTMYASNAGYRLHSMLQNEYLNVSLMLEIMDVMFDEIKRIQSKSPGP; this is encoded by the coding sequence ATGCCCAGTTTCAAGTGGCATGTTTTGTTCGTGGTTCCCTTCTTCTTGGGGTGGGGGGAGTGTTTGTTTGTCCTATCGGTTGCGTCTCTTTTGTCAATCATTTGGATATATCTTGCATTAAATGAACAACCTCGGGTGCTCCCAACAAAACCAACGCTAAGGTTCACAGGTGATAAACCTATTACCAAAActtcagatgatgataattttGCCGGTCAAGAAGCCTTGTTCCCCAATAACGAAgcattatcaaaagaaattgatatcttACTCAATAACATCATCAgcaatttcattttatCCTGGTTTGGATCAATCAGTGAATCAGACAAATTTCCCAATACTGTGAAATCGGTGTTAAAAGAGGCCATAATACGATTTTCGATTGCTCTCTCAGATGTTGACCTTTGTGAGTTGATGATTTTAAGAATACTACCTTTATTGACGAAACATTACACTACCTTCTATATATCTCAAGAGAGCATCACAAGTAGCGTTGCTATAGACAAACCTGAACAAAATGTGGATTTAGCTGTAGCAGTGGAATTCAATAAGCAGTACCGTATCCATAAGGATCTATCTCTCACTTTGAGTCAGGAAAGTCTTTCTGAGGATGTACAAAATTATTCCCGGAAAAGAGCTAAAGAGTTGCTATCGATTCTTGTTGATCCCAAGGAGTTAGAATCACCTTTTGTCAGGACAATTCTAAGAGAAGTTGTGGCGTGTTCGGTTCTTCAGCCACTCGTTTCAAGGATTGCGACTCCAGATTTCTGGAACACTAAATTGATCGATATTTGTTCTCAAGTCTTAAAGGAAAGGTCCCAAGTCACCGAGCTCCGAGCTGTACTATCTAAAACGATTGAAgctgatgatgaaaattgTCTGGATAATGAAAGTCTTGCGAAAAGTGGTACTATTGATGTAACGAATGTTCATGGAACAGATGATGATTACGAATGTTTCTTAAAGCAGTTGAGTTGTCTCACGGAAGTCAGCCAATTAAATATCCTCAAGGTTAAGTTATGGATTGATGCACTACAAATACGATGCGTACCGAATGAAGGAGAAGTATCCTCAAagtcttttcaaaaaaagCACGCTTTGTTTAATAAGAGGATTGAATTGGCATTGAATCTAATATACAGCAAGCTTGCATATCTAAGCCCAAATGACCCACAGAGTAACCAGGCACACGATAATCTAGAGCAGCAATTACAATCCTTTGAGAAGTTTGTGGAAACGGTCACTGTTCAAGATGTGCTTACGAATGTTTCCTCTTTGAAGTTCTTTTCGGCATTCCTTGAACCACAAACAGATCAATCAGGAATAATTGCTTTACAGCTGTGGTCCTTTATCGAAAGGAAACGGAATCCGTTAGAAGATATATCTAATGATGAGATACAAATTGATACTTCCAAAAATGGCAATAAACATTTAAGAGAACTTGAgcaacaatttttcagctCTCCTATTTCTCGAGCACACATTGAGGAATTGGATTCTAATAGCGTCAAAACGATTATTGattttttgaaggaaaggGATGATACTCCTTCCGTAACAGAGTCACAGTTTGACAAATCAGTAGAGGCTCGTAGATGCATGTTGTTGTTACAGAAATCGGCTCTTAAAATATTAGCCGAAAAATGGTACCCTATATTCAAAGACTCTGATAATTTTTATCAGATGTTGGCTGATAGCGATTTTATAAAGGCTCATAATATAGCCACTCAAGCGTCAAATACTTTGAACAATGATTTTCCAACGGACACCGTGAGGGTAATCACACATGGTAATTTAGGCAAAGCGTTAGATGACATTTTAAACAATAACGATGTGAGCACCACCGATGCTatttcaagtttgaaaacTCCTAAGAAATCGTACTCTAATATTTTCGGTGCGCGAGAGAAATCTTTGTTCGATGATGAACTATTTGGAGATACCTCCGTACAAGAGGACGAAGAAACCTCTGAATTGAACTCGGTATCGTTTTACCCTTATTCGATTGCAAACAGTAGTCTAGAAAGCTTGAACGGATCAAGCAAGCAGGAAAATGGCAGTTATAATGATACGTCTATCTTGaattctttaaatttgaaGGAGGAAATAGGTAATTTGGttttatcaattgataCACTTAAAAAGCAGCTGGAGCTTCTACatcatttgatattgaaggCGGAGCTAACTAATAATCAAACGAGACTgatattgttgaagaaatcggAAAGAACACTTAGAAGAGAACTGGAATACAAAGAATTGCTTAAACAACAGCATATGGTTCATGAGAACGCTAATATTTTATATGGCAGGGCAAAACTTTGTATTAAATCTTATTTGACTGATGTGTCTCTTGAAGATGGTAAAGAAACTGTTTACTATTTGATAAATGTACAGCATATCTTCAACAACCAGTTAGTTACGTGGGATATACCTCGAAGATTCAGCGAATTCTACAGGTTGAACTCCtacttgaagaagaagtatcCGGGGGTGGTAAGCTATTTGCAAAATTCTAATGGCTTCCCGGAGAGAGTAAAAATGTCATTAAAGTATCATGTATCGAAAACATTATTGtatgaagaaagaagaaaaagactCGAATACTACATGCAGGAATTGTTAAAAATACGTGAGGTTTGTCAAGATGAATACTTTAGAAAATATTTGACGGATGTTTCCAACACTTTTAAGGTTAAAGAgaatttggaagaagatgttgaGGATAAGAGAAGATCAATGGTTCTTTTAAAGACGGACAACACCGTTGGAGAAGTTACAAATGTATCAGCAGGGAGATTTGATGATCCCAAAAGTTTCTCAGATGAAttagatttctttgagGACGAGAGAAATTTCCATTCGGGAGCAAATGGTAGCAACAATACAGGAACCTTAGTGAAACCCATATGTGAGTtgttcatttctttttttgctcTAAACCAGTCCAATACCGGTTGGCTAAGAGGAAGGGCTATCATAGTTGTATTACAAAGATTATTGGGTAGCACTAttgagaaatatatcaaagatgttATACAACGAATCAGATCACCAGAGAAAGTAACACTCCTTATCTCTAAACTTAATTCCATACTTTGGGTAGATGATATATTCTTCAAGAGCAGCAGCATTCCACAGCCATCAGCCAGGACCGAAGGTGAAATTATCCGAACCAGTACAGAATCGCAGGCGATGCTTGAAAGGTTTATGGTAGAGACTTGCGGGAAAGTGGTCGGCACAATGTATGCGAGCAATGCAGGATATAGATTACATTCAATGCTACAGAACGAGTATTTAAATGTTAGTTTGATGCTCGAGATTATGGATGTCATGTTTGATGAGATTAAACGAATTCAATCCAAGTCTCCAGGTCCATAA
- the TMA23 gene encoding Tma23p (conserved hypothetical protein) yields the protein MDSKGYLKSYGWQEGEALRNGGLKKPILVKHKKDKKGLGCAPGHDDSEAWWERLFDGQLRNLDIKSGSDGISFKQNEVVASSISKSDSPLYRSFVRGEVLKGTIKTDLPSNNGSTIVKLAVSEVTSKKDKKSKDEKKKKKKKKSHKVDKPKSKHKKDKKDKHRKDKKDKKDKKGTHKRKSSH from the coding sequence ATGGACAGTAAAGGGTACCTTAAATCGTATGGCTGGCAAGAAGGTGAGGCCTTACGGAACGGAGGACTGAAAAAACCGATTCTTGTGAAACACAAGAAAGATAAGAAAGGGCTTGGATGTGCACCAGGACATGATGACAGTGAAGCCTGGTGGGAACGTTTGTTCGACGGACAACTTCGAAACTTGGACATCAAAAGCGGGTCCGATGGGATCTCGTTCAAACAAAACGAAGTCGTCGCTTCTTCCATATCAAAGAGCGATTCACCACTTTATCGATCATTTGTTAGAGGTGAAGTGTTGAAAGGTACCATTAAAACAGATCTGCCGTCCAACAATGGATCTACTATAGTTAAACTGGCTGTTTCTGAAGTGACATCgaagaaagataaaaagAGCAAAGacgagaagaagaagaagaagaagaagaagtcgCATAAGGTTGACAAGCCAAAGAGTAAGCAtaagaaagacaagaagGATAAGCATAGGAAAGACAAGAAGGATAAGAAGGATAAGAAGGGTACACACAAGCGTAAAAGTTCACATTGA
- the ECL1 gene encoding Ecl1p (conserved hypothetical protein), producing MSAFNDYCTVCGQLIERGNCDAQLDNDRLYCSSQCQENDRMTIENLKLTNELVGTPASLIRSPLLQPLDRSTGSSTSSTIYDLLDRDQDDMDFDLELSLDRNTLGHGASLPMMTIPRSVVGKDQEFVSYTDHTAEDNYKLWLNYNLTG from the coding sequence ATGTCAGCATTCAACGATTATTGTACCGTTTGTGGCCAATTGATTGAACGTGGTAATTGCGATGCTCAATTGGATAATGACAGGTTATACTGTTCTTCTCAATGTCAAGAAAATGATAGAATGACCATTGAGAATTTAAAGTTAACCAATGAGTTGGTCGGTACTCCTGCTTCTCTCATCAGATCCCCTCTTTTACAACCTTTGGATCGAAGCACCGGAAGTAGTACGTCTTCCACGATATATGATCTTCTAGATCGAGATCAAGATGATATGGATTTCGATCTGGAATTGTCACTGGATAGGAACACATTAGGACATGGGGCTTCACTTCcgatgatgacgatacCGCGTTCTGTCGTTGGGAAGGATCAAGAGTTTGTCAGTTACACGGATCATACTGCTGAGGATAACTACAAGCTTTGGTTGAACTATAATTTGACAGGATAG
- the SEC9 gene encoding Sec9p (similar to uniprot|P40357 Saccharomyces cerevisiae YGR009C SEC9 t-SNARE protein important for fusion of secretory vesicles with the plasma membrane): MGIKKFFKIKPPPEATPEENREYLNELGISTKTTPSNRREKFAAYGKFANDKVKSKVYAPEGYEQYANPGAQPSERQQLDDLNNSPYDEVSMINNRNASASARHTGNYVDPYSNDNASPYGNSDSSPYGNASASPYDTGYNAPLQQNNNPYGSMNNSYSNKSYGSNSYSGDTYASPSPQASSSNNNGATGQRPSNPYANMNSQDPYGTNSYSNSGSVNAYKGFTPNVAASDVSSRSYASPRHSTSATRSNDREFNFERSGADDEIDLNETIRPEIDNPKGVQRNGNGDDDDLNNSIHENEGIGTPAKGYQTFEDIQKESQRAEQQEEDEEVDGIKQQIKFTKQSSVASTRNTLKMAQDAELAGMNTIGMLGHQSEKLNNVERNLNLMQIQNRVADDKVSELKKLNRNILAVHVSNPFHSKRRAREAEDKIKLQRMQDKQNQEDITSTLHQSTKRIENAMSSGHGPSEVRDRYQNQQILEKAKRYQFENDEEDDEMEMEIDKNLDKIGQISGRLKKLAITTGKEIDSQQDRIKRIEESTDDLDIKIHVNTTRLTNIR; this comes from the coding sequence ATGGGTATTAAGAAgttcttcaagatcaaGCCACCTCCAGAGGCTACCCCCGAAGAAAACCGTGAATATTTGAACGAGTTAGGAATTTCCACCAAGACTACACCATCAaatagaagagaaaagtTTGCCGCATATGGGAAGTTTGCTAACGATAAGGTCAAAAGTAAGGTCTATGCACCAGAAGGATATGAACAATATGCGAATCCTGGAGCTCAGCCTTCTGAGCGACAGCAGTTGGATGATTTGAACAACTCTCCTTACGATGAAGTCTCCATGATTAACAATAGAAACGCTTCTGCCAGCGCTCGACACACGGGCAACTACGTTGATCCATATAGCAATGATAATGCATCTCCGTATGGGAACAGTGATTCCTCTCCCTATGGAAATGCAAGTGCTTCTCCATATGATACCGGTTACAACGCGCCACTGCAGCAGAACAATAACCCGTATGGATCAATGAATAATAGCTACAGCAACAAAAGCTATGGCAGTAACAGCTATAGTGGTGATACATACGCAAGTCCGTCTCCGCAGGCATCTAGCAGCAATAATAATGGTGCTACCGGTCAGAGACCTAGTAACCCTTATGCTAACATGAACAGTCAGGATCCGTATGGAACAAATTCGTATTCAAATTCTGGTAGCGTGAATGCATATAAGGGCTTTACTCCAAATGTGGCGGCTTCTGATGTTTCAAGTAGATCTTATGCCTCACCTCGTCACTCTACATCTGCAACCAGATCAAACGACCGTGAATTTAATTTCGAACGGTCCGGAGCTGATGACGAAATAGATCTCAATGAGACAATTAGGCCAGAAATTGATAATCCTAAGGGAGTTCAACGCAATGGCAAcggtgatgatgatgatttaaaCAATTCCATTCATGAGAACGAGGGTATTGGGACCCCTGCAAAGGGTTATCAGacatttgaagatattcaaaaagaaagtcAGCGTGCtgaacaacaagaagaagatgaagaagtaGATGGGATCAAGCAACAGATCAAATTTACAAAACAGAGTTCAGTTGCCAGTACGAGAAACACGCTAAAGATGGCACAGGATGCTGAATTAGCTGGTATGAATACCATCGGTATGTTAGGACATCAATCggagaaattgaacaatgtGGAAAGAAACCTGAATTTAATGCAAATCCAGAACAGAGTTGCCGATGATAAAGTGAgtgaattgaagaagttaaaCCGGAACATTTTAGCGGTCCATGTATCGAATCCGTTCCATAGTAAGAGACGTGCACGCGAAGCGGAAGATAAGATAAAGTTACAAAGGATGCAGGACAAACAAAACCAAGAGGATATCACGTCGACGTTACACCAAAGTACGAAACGTATCGAGAATGCCATGTCGAGTGGACATGGTCCATCTGAAGTTCGTGATCGGTACCAGAACCAGCAGATCTTAGAGAAGGCTAAAAGGTATCAGTTCGAGAacgacgaagaagatgatgaaatggaaatggaaatCGACAAGAACTTGGATAAGATTGGACAAATCAGTGGTAGGTTAAAGAAACTTGCGATTACCACTGGTAAGGAGATAGATTCTCAACAAGATCGGATCAAGCGGATTGAGGAGAGCACCgatgatttggatatcaaGATCCATGTGAACACGACTAGGTTAACCAATATAAGATGA
- the TIF6 gene encoding translation initiation factor 6 (highly similar to uniprot|Q12522 Saccharomyces cerevisiae YPR016c TIF6 translation initiation factor 6 (eIF6) singleton) gives MATRTQFENSNEIGVFSKLTNSYCLVALGGSENFYSAFEAELGDAIPIAHTTIAGTRIVGRMTAGNRRGLLVPTQTTDQELQHLRNCLPDAVKVQRVEERLSALGNVICCNDYVALVHPDIDRETEELIADVLGVEVFRQTISGNVLVGSYCALSNQGGLVHPQTTVQDQEELSSLLQVPLVAGTVNRGSQVVGAGMVVNDYLAVTGLDTTAPELSVIESIFRLQDAQPEAISGNLRDTLIETYS, from the coding sequence ATGGCGACTAGGACACAATTTGAGAATTCTAACGAAATTGGTGTGTTTTCGAAGCTAACTAACTCGTACTGTTTGGTGGCACTTGGTGGTTCGGAGAACTTTTATTCTGCGTTTGAAGCCGAATTAGGAGATGCTATTCCTATTGCTCATACCACTATTGCAGGTACGAGGATTGTTGGTCGTATGACTGCTGGTAACCGTAGAGGGTTATTGGTTCCAACTCAAACTACCGACCAAGAATTACAACATTTGAGAAACTGTTTGCCAGATGCTGTGAAGGTTCAAAGAGTTGAGGAGAGATTATCTGCGTTAGGTAATGTTATCTGTTGTAATGATTATGTTGCTTTGGTTCATCCAGACATCGACAGAGAAACTGAGGAGTTGATTGCCGATGTCTTAGgtgttgaagttttccGTCAAACAATTTCGGGTAACGTTCTTGTTGGTTCATATTGTGCGTTGTCTAACCAAGGTGGTCTAGTGCATCCTCAGACTACAGTACAAGACCAAGAAGAACTTTCCTCTTTGTTGCAAGTCCCACTAGTTGCTGGTACTGTGAACCGTGGTTCGCAAGTCGTCGGTGCTGGTATGGTCGTGAACGACTATTTGGCAGTTACTGGTCTAGATACCACCGCTCCAGAATTAAGTGTGATCGAATCTATCTTCCGTCTACAAGACGCTCAACCAGAAGCTATCTCTGGTAACTTGCGTGATACTTTGATCGAAACTTACTCATAA
- a CDS encoding uncharacterized protein (conserved hypothetical protein), translated as MTDCNSTTERSLTSGLEAMSLKAISPSKLNRRHKVSSKPDKLNENVCLDRRAEVLVNTENEMPTEIVSKIKNENFHLQLELEQKNHEISKLKSMLLPKLTPPAIDLRLTTSLKDPLYYHPESNKIPGMSGATVTNSDYVSHFSSSSYDGNRNDVRETSTVASTTISRKEKNHMLFTRNILPFIRDSINMYKNSHVLNEEVVPIEKELDKFYDNSLKKDEKCEVFSNVLLGLLRVQRLNIAALNRELELKTVERKMDYLATLFLDPQEYEIPRHSSMKRIRDQMLDVIISLYGELPNPNQRAAREMKYQQPQQVPLKIKSDSKLNRQSHNPEILPIGYSNSSSKPARSAKKRMRNIKLTPFKTASQEDMDADDDLDVDLSDPLQLLLAERITGTDLENTTSLTNSL; from the coding sequence ATGACTGATTGTAATAGTACAACGGAGCGCAGTTTGACGTCTGGATTGGAAGCAATGTCATTGAAGGCAATATCCCCATCGAAGTTGAATAGAAGGCATAAAGTCTCGAGCAAACCTGAtaaattgaatgaaaatgtCTGTTTGGATCGCAGAGCAGAAGTTTTGGTTAATACGGAAAATGAAATGCCAACAGAAATTGTCAGTAAGATAAAGAACGAAAACTTCCATTTGCAATTGGAATTGGAACAGAAGAACCATGAGATTTCCAAATTAAAGTCAATGCTCTTACCTAAACTGACACCACCTGCAATTGATCTAAGATTAACGACAAGTTTAAAAGACCCTTTGTACTACCATCCGGAAAGCAACAAAATTCCCGGTATGTCTGGGGCTACAGTGACAAATTCAGATTACGTGTCCCatttctcatcatcatcatacGATGGGAATAGAAATGACGTTAGAGAGACCTCAACCGTTGCTAGTACTACAATAtcaagaaaggaaaaaaacCATATGTTGTTCACTAGGAATATTTTACCCTTTATTCGGGATTCCATCAACATGTATAAAAACTCCCATGTTTTAAATGAAGAAGTGGTCCCGATAGAAAAAGAGCTCGATAAGTTTTATGATAACTCCTTGAAGAAGGACGAAAAATGTGAAGTATTTTCTAATGTACTCTTAGGGTTACTCAGGGTACAGAGATTAAATATAGCGGCGTTGAACAGAGAATTAGAGTTGAAAACAGTGGAGAGAAAAATGGATTACTTGGCAACATTGTTTTTGGATCCACAAGAGTATGAAATACCACGTCATAGCTCCATGAAACGAATCAGAGATCAGATGTTGGATGTGATTATTTCTCTATATGGAGAATTACCAAATCCTAACCAAAGGGCAGCAAgagaaatgaaatatcagCAGCCACAACAGGTTCCTTTGAAGATAAAATCAGATTCAAAACTGAACCGACAGTCTCATAATCCTGAAATACTACCTATTGGTTATTCaaactcatcttcaaaaccaGCAAGGTCGGCAAAGAAACGCAtgagaaatatcaaattgacACCATTCAAGACAGCTTCACAGGAAGACATGGATGCCGATGATGATCTGGACGTAGACCTCTCAGATCCCTTACAACTACTTTTGGCTGAACGTATAACTGGAActgatttggaaaacacAACGTCACTGACTAATTCGTTGTGA